A genomic segment from Actinoplanes sichuanensis encodes:
- a CDS encoding RICIN domain-containing protein, whose product MRLLAAVAAFLLIVVLPAPAQAAPVTVTNGVQFTDTSGAGVHAHGGGVLKVGSYWYWFGENRNSDDTFRAVSVYRSTDLRNWEFRNDVLTSSSASELGSAKIERPKVIYNASTGRYVMWMHKENGTDYGEARAAVASSATIDGTYTYHGSFRPFGTYMSRDITLYDDGGTAYMISAADENRDLMIYRLTADYLQVSTVVGNFWDNATREAPAMFKRNGVYFLVTSGTSGWNPNQSKYATATSISGPWSGWTNVGDSTTYGSQPAYVLPITGTSGTGYLYMGDRWAGAWSGPVNDSRYVWLPISFPSSTSMSLTWYPTITVDAAAGTITGNAATYYRVTNRNSGKVMDVVSASQANSAEIKQYTWNSGSNQKFEFRDAGSGYFQIVAQHSGKCLDVASSSTADGANIIQYTCGNGTNQQWQWVATGSYFQIRARHSGKCLDVVSANTADGADIQQYTCGSGTNQQWSRTTS is encoded by the coding sequence ATGAGACTTCTCGCCGCCGTCGCGGCCTTCCTGCTGATCGTGGTGCTGCCGGCGCCGGCGCAGGCCGCACCGGTCACGGTCACCAACGGGGTGCAGTTCACCGACACGTCCGGGGCCGGGGTGCACGCCCACGGTGGCGGGGTGCTCAAGGTCGGCTCCTACTGGTACTGGTTCGGGGAGAACCGCAACTCCGACGACACGTTCCGGGCCGTCTCCGTCTACCGGTCGACCGACCTGCGCAACTGGGAGTTCCGCAACGACGTCCTCACCTCGTCGTCCGCGTCCGAGCTGGGCAGCGCCAAGATCGAGCGTCCGAAGGTGATCTACAACGCGTCGACCGGGCGCTACGTGATGTGGATGCACAAGGAGAACGGGACCGACTACGGCGAGGCCCGGGCCGCGGTGGCGTCGTCGGCCACGATCGACGGCACGTACACGTACCACGGTAGTTTCCGGCCGTTCGGCACCTACATGTCGCGGGACATCACGCTCTACGACGACGGTGGCACCGCGTACATGATCTCGGCCGCCGACGAGAACCGGGATCTGATGATCTACCGCCTGACCGCCGACTACCTGCAGGTCTCCACCGTGGTCGGCAACTTCTGGGACAACGCGACCCGGGAGGCGCCGGCCATGTTCAAACGCAACGGCGTGTACTTCCTGGTCACGTCGGGCACGTCCGGGTGGAACCCGAACCAGTCCAAGTACGCCACCGCGACCAGCATCAGCGGGCCGTGGTCGGGCTGGACGAACGTCGGCGACTCGACCACCTACGGTTCGCAGCCGGCGTACGTCCTGCCGATCACCGGCACGTCCGGCACCGGTTACCTCTACATGGGCGACCGCTGGGCCGGCGCCTGGTCCGGGCCGGTCAACGACTCCCGTTACGTCTGGCTGCCGATCAGTTTCCCCAGCTCCACCTCGATGTCACTGACCTGGTATCCGACGATCACCGTGGACGCCGCCGCGGGCACGATCACCGGGAACGCGGCCACCTATTACCGCGTCACCAACCGCAACAGCGGAAAGGTGATGGACGTGGTGAGCGCGTCGCAGGCCAACAGCGCCGAGATCAAGCAGTACACCTGGAACAGCGGAAGCAATCAGAAGTTCGAATTCCGGGACGCCGGCAGCGGCTATTTCCAGATCGTCGCCCAGCACAGCGGGAAATGCCTCGACGTGGCCTCCTCGTCGACCGCCGACGGCGCCAACATCATCCAGTACACCTGCGGCAACGGCACCAACCAGCAATGGCAGTGGGTCGCCACCGGAAGCTATTTCCAGATCAGGGCCCGCCACAGCGGCAAATGCCTCGACGTCGTCTCGGCCAACACCGCCGACGGCGCCGACATCCAGCAGTACACCTGCGGTTCCGGAACCAATCAGCAATGGTCGAGGACAACCTCATAG
- a CDS encoding substrate-binding domain-containing protein has product MSNTDKRGPLQVARRARLLEQLQRDGVLRVSDLTDALGASTVTIRRDIAQLASEGLVRRVHGGVALPSGDEQRDSEDVFSGSIGMLVPSLDYYYPHVARGAEETARELDLRIVLRGSSYQTEDDRPQLNRLVDQGVDALIVAPRMDAPTAQQTIEWLAGLGIPIVLLERTATAGPHHAHLESVVSDHAQGAGMAVRHLAGLGHRKVGVVLAALSPTSPHIHRGWHEAVTELGLDTTGTVDELVPDARTPDSKDALDKALDQALSTGTTALLVHADAEAIALVQRCEERHLSVPGDLSVIAYDDEVAGLFSPALTAVRPPRGSIGRAAVRLAADRLADPQRPTHRIVISPSLRIRDSAGAPNP; this is encoded by the coding sequence GTGAGCAACACAGACAAGCGGGGGCCGTTGCAGGTGGCCCGCCGGGCACGGCTGCTCGAACAGTTGCAGCGTGACGGCGTGCTACGGGTCTCCGACCTCACCGACGCCCTCGGCGCCTCCACGGTCACGATCCGCCGCGACATCGCGCAGCTCGCCTCCGAGGGCCTGGTCCGCCGGGTGCACGGCGGCGTCGCCCTGCCCAGCGGCGATGAGCAGCGCGACAGCGAGGACGTGTTCAGCGGCAGCATCGGCATGCTGGTGCCGTCGCTCGACTACTACTACCCGCATGTGGCCCGCGGTGCCGAGGAGACCGCCCGCGAGCTCGACCTGCGGATCGTGCTGCGCGGCTCGTCGTATCAGACCGAGGACGACCGGCCCCAGCTCAACCGGCTCGTCGACCAGGGTGTCGACGCGCTGATCGTGGCACCGCGGATGGACGCGCCGACCGCCCAGCAGACCATCGAGTGGTTGGCCGGCCTCGGCATCCCGATCGTCCTACTCGAACGCACCGCCACCGCCGGGCCGCACCACGCCCACCTCGAATCGGTCGTCTCCGACCACGCGCAGGGCGCCGGGATGGCCGTGCGCCACCTGGCCGGCCTGGGCCACCGCAAGGTCGGCGTGGTGCTGGCCGCCCTCAGCCCGACCAGTCCACACATCCACCGCGGCTGGCACGAGGCGGTCACCGAGCTGGGCCTGGACACCACCGGGACGGTCGACGAGCTCGTTCCCGACGCCCGCACCCCGGACAGCAAGGACGCCCTCGACAAGGCCCTGGACCAGGCGTTGTCGACCGGCACCACAGCGCTGCTGGTGCACGCCGACGCCGAGGCGATCGCGTTGGTGCAGCGTTGCGAGGAGCGCCACCTGTCGGTCCCCGGCGACCTGTCGGTGATCGCCTACGACGACGAGGTGGCCGGATTGTTCAGCCCGGCCCTGACCGCGGTCCGCCCGCCCCGGGGTTCGATCGGCCGGGCCGCCGTCCGGCTGGCCGCCGACCGCCTGGCCGACCCCCAGCGCCCCACCCACCGCATCGTGATAAGCCCTTCGCTACGCATCCGCGACTCCGCCGGCGCCCCGAACCCGTAA
- a CDS encoding ArsR/SmtB family transcription factor, which translates to MTISDDLPVRLRALAHPVRLGILRELFEQGEVCACDLGTAFGVSQPTISEHLRVLRQAGLVQTRRDGTKICYSPDGSALDAVTTGLDALRPAVPAR; encoded by the coding sequence GTGACGATCTCTGACGACCTGCCGGTGCGATTGCGGGCGCTCGCTCACCCGGTGCGGCTGGGCATCCTGCGGGAGCTGTTCGAGCAGGGCGAGGTGTGTGCCTGCGACCTGGGCACGGCGTTCGGGGTCAGCCAGCCGACGATCTCCGAGCATCTGCGGGTGCTGCGGCAGGCCGGGCTCGTGCAGACCCGCCGCGACGGCACCAAGATCTGCTACTCGCCGGACGGGTCGGCCCTCGACGCGGTCACCACGGGACTCGACGCACTACGGCCGGCCGTCCCGGCGAGATGA
- a CDS encoding MFS transporter, with protein sequence MNLTAPRLRLLATSMTLDALGSGLFGPFGLLYAHEVAGLPLAVAGAAIGVAGTVALTAGPLAGALVDRLGPARVVILANAVAVLGGLLLLTARDLWLFTLASVLGVASARMFWSSFAPLVAAVTADRAERWLGYLRSARLTGVMLGGFAASAVLTLDRHHGLIIMLAVDTATYALAGVLTAVATAPLRHTAPLDPTAPLDPTAPLDPAEPLDPAAPPPAPASYRAVLRDRALLRLTVLNTACTLLVSAPIIAMPVYLIDSVRGPAWLPGLAAGLLTGLVALAMTRTPHLTRGTGRLRVLALACLLWAAGCLVLIAAGLSPIPAALTATVVLALAQAFYEPTADAVPLALAPPHLTGRYTAVYQLAWGVSSALAPLLVGTLLSIDPTALWLTLAATAAVTAAAYRLSGTHLTQRVGHSGTALTFT encoded by the coding sequence ATGAATCTCACCGCCCCGCGACTGCGATTACTCGCCACCTCGATGACCCTCGACGCTCTCGGCAGCGGCCTGTTCGGCCCGTTCGGCCTGCTCTACGCCCACGAGGTGGCCGGTCTCCCGCTCGCCGTCGCGGGGGCGGCGATCGGAGTGGCCGGCACCGTGGCCCTGACCGCCGGCCCACTGGCCGGAGCCCTCGTCGACCGCCTCGGCCCGGCCCGCGTGGTGATCCTGGCCAATGCCGTGGCCGTACTCGGCGGCCTGCTCCTGCTCACCGCCCGCGACCTGTGGCTGTTCACTCTGGCGTCGGTGCTGGGCGTGGCCTCGGCCCGGATGTTCTGGTCGTCGTTCGCCCCGTTGGTGGCCGCGGTGACCGCCGACCGCGCCGAACGCTGGCTCGGCTACCTGCGAAGCGCCCGCCTGACCGGCGTGATGCTCGGCGGCTTCGCCGCATCGGCGGTCCTGACCCTGGACCGCCACCACGGCCTGATCATCATGCTGGCCGTCGACACCGCGACCTACGCCCTGGCCGGCGTCCTCACCGCCGTCGCCACCGCCCCACTCCGTCACACCGCCCCGCTCGATCCCACCGCCCCACTCGATCCCACCGCCCCGCTCGATCCCGCCGAGCCGCTCGATCCCGCCGCGCCGCCACCCGCCCCGGCCTCCTACCGCGCCGTGCTGCGTGACCGCGCGCTCCTGCGGCTCACCGTGCTCAACACCGCATGCACGCTGCTCGTCTCGGCGCCGATCATCGCCATGCCGGTCTACCTGATCGACTCGGTGCGGGGCCCGGCGTGGCTACCCGGCCTCGCCGCCGGCCTGCTCACCGGCCTCGTGGCCCTGGCCATGACCCGCACACCCCACCTGACCCGGGGCACCGGCCGCCTGCGTGTGCTCGCCCTGGCCTGCCTGCTCTGGGCGGCCGGCTGCCTGGTCCTCATCGCGGCCGGGCTGAGCCCGATCCCGGCCGCCCTGACCGCGACCGTGGTCCTGGCACTGGCCCAGGCCTTCTACGAACCGACCGCCGACGCCGTACCCCTGGCTCTGGCCCCGCCACACCTGACCGGCCGCTACACCGCCGTCTACCAGCTGGCCTGGGGCGTTTCGAGCGCGCTGGCCCCGCTGCTGGTGGGCACCCTGCTGTCGATCGACCCGACCGCCCTGTGGCTGACCCTGGCCGCGACCGCCGCCGTCACCGCAGCCGCCTACCGCCTCTCCGGCACCCACCTGACCCAGCGGGTCGGCCACTCCGGCACCGCCCTGACCTTCACCTGA
- a CDS encoding substrate-binding domain-containing protein: protein MQRHERLLTELRRCGAVRVSDLARDLGVSELTIRRDITALAARNLCHRVHGGATLPAPVRPSPVPKTAFTIGMVVPSLDFYWPPIVAGARAAGAALGVNVQLRGSSYDPEEDRRQISRLVEAGQVQGLLLAPGLDDGEADRTLTWISRLPVPTILVERQPRGWTSTPRQIEWVRSDHALGLEIAVHHLYEQGHRRIGLQLSGGSPTSMYLLQGWHRACADLGLPGDAVNTGLKGLTGLIVHSDPQAIAIARNATDQGLRIPDDLAIVSYDDEVAHLAEPALTAIRPPKNHVGRLAVELMVSRLLDGDRRPVQGVLVAPDLVVRQSSLSRRIRV, encoded by the coding sequence GTGCAGAGGCACGAGCGGCTGCTCACCGAGTTGCGGCGCTGCGGTGCGGTCCGGGTCAGCGATCTGGCCCGTGATCTCGGCGTGAGCGAGCTGACCATCCGCCGCGACATCACCGCCCTGGCCGCCCGCAACCTGTGCCATCGTGTCCACGGTGGTGCCACGCTGCCCGCCCCGGTCCGGCCGTCCCCGGTGCCGAAGACCGCGTTCACGATCGGCATGGTCGTACCGTCGCTGGACTTCTACTGGCCACCGATCGTCGCCGGAGCCCGTGCGGCCGGTGCCGCCCTCGGCGTCAACGTGCAGTTGCGCGGCTCCAGCTACGACCCGGAGGAGGACCGGCGGCAGATCAGCCGGCTCGTGGAGGCCGGCCAGGTGCAGGGTCTGCTGCTGGCGCCCGGCCTGGACGACGGCGAAGCCGACCGGACCCTCACCTGGATCAGCCGGCTGCCGGTCCCGACGATCCTCGTCGAACGCCAGCCCCGCGGCTGGACCAGCACCCCGAGACAGATCGAATGGGTGCGCAGCGACCACGCCCTGGGCCTGGAGATCGCCGTCCACCACCTGTACGAGCAGGGCCACCGCCGGATCGGCCTGCAACTGTCCGGCGGCAGCCCCACCTCGATGTACCTGCTGCAGGGCTGGCACCGGGCGTGCGCCGACCTGGGCCTGCCCGGCGACGCGGTGAACACCGGCCTCAAGGGACTCACCGGTCTGATCGTGCACAGCGACCCGCAGGCCATCGCGATCGCCCGCAACGCCACCGACCAAGGCCTCCGGATCCCCGACGACCTGGCCATCGTCTCCTACGACGACGAGGTGGCCCACCTGGCCGAACCGGCGCTGACCGCGATCCGCCCACCGAAGAACCACGTCGGCCGGCTCGCCGTCGAGCTCATGGTCTCCCGACTGCTGGACGGCGACCGACGCCCGGTCCAGGGTGTCCTGGTCGCCCCCGACCTGGTGGTCCGGCAGTCCTCGTTGTCACGCAGAATCCGGGTGTGA
- a CDS encoding GNAT family N-acetyltransferase — MFELQRVRDDHAAALLEFELANREFFARSIDDRGDEYFARFDERHAALLAEQETGTCHFHVLVDEHGAVVGRFNLFDVADGSAELGYRVAARVTGRGVAKLGVRQVIDRARDDYGLTRLTAGAGRANLASLAVLRATGFEAVGDSDRGGIRHVRDLTTP; from the coding sequence GTGTTCGAGCTTCAGCGGGTCCGGGATGATCATGCGGCGGCGCTGCTGGAGTTCGAGCTGGCCAATCGGGAGTTCTTCGCCCGCAGCATCGACGACCGGGGCGACGAATACTTCGCTCGTTTCGATGAACGGCACGCCGCCCTGCTCGCCGAGCAGGAGACCGGGACCTGCCACTTCCACGTGCTGGTCGACGAACACGGCGCCGTGGTGGGCCGGTTCAACCTGTTCGACGTCGCGGACGGCAGCGCCGAGCTCGGCTACCGGGTCGCGGCGCGGGTGACCGGTCGCGGGGTGGCCAAGCTCGGGGTGCGTCAGGTGATCGACCGGGCCCGCGACGACTACGGCCTGACCCGGCTGACCGCGGGCGCCGGCCGGGCCAATCTCGCGTCGCTGGCGGTACTGCGAGCCACCGGTTTCGAGGCGGTCGGCGACTCGGACCGAGGCGGCATCCGGCACGTCCGTGACCTGACGACGCCCTGA
- a CDS encoding RtcB family protein, with protein MRKINDRLISWASILEEETLRQAEKASLLPFIHPHIALMPDAHLGKGATVGSVIPTLGAIIPAAVGVDIGCGMAAVRTQYHRDDLRGDLSRLRTSIERAVPLSAGAYNSKLTDSAKQRVERLTAEAEAAGFDPAQYARNWTLQLGSLGSGNHFIEVCHDEKGAVWLFLHSGSRGVGNKIASHHIRVAQTLITERGVTLPDRDLAYLEEGTEQFDAYLRELRWAQNFALLNRDEMMDRVIACFGEFVGGPVEQRERVQCHHNYTEQETHYGETVWLSRKGAINAARGVPGLIPGSMGDASYVVVGKGDATALNSSPHGAGRAYSRTRARKTFTRDQLRTAMKGIEFRDTDAFLDEIPQAYKPIDVVMRDADDLVEIRHTLRQIVNVKGD; from the coding sequence ATGCGCAAGATCAATGACCGGCTGATCAGCTGGGCCAGCATCCTCGAAGAGGAGACGCTGCGGCAGGCCGAGAAGGCGTCCCTATTGCCGTTCATCCACCCGCACATCGCGCTCATGCCCGACGCGCACCTCGGCAAGGGCGCCACGGTCGGGTCGGTGATCCCGACCCTGGGGGCGATCATCCCGGCCGCCGTCGGCGTCGACATCGGCTGCGGGATGGCCGCCGTCCGCACCCAGTACCACCGGGACGATCTGCGCGGCGACCTGAGCCGGTTACGAACGTCGATCGAGCGCGCGGTGCCGTTGTCGGCGGGCGCGTACAACTCGAAGCTGACCGACTCGGCGAAGCAACGGGTGGAGCGGCTGACCGCGGAGGCCGAGGCGGCCGGGTTCGACCCGGCCCAGTACGCCCGGAACTGGACCCTGCAACTCGGCTCCCTGGGCAGCGGAAACCACTTCATCGAGGTCTGCCACGACGAGAAGGGCGCGGTCTGGCTGTTCCTGCACTCGGGTTCGCGGGGCGTCGGCAACAAGATCGCGAGCCATCACATCCGGGTGGCGCAGACCCTGATCACCGAACGCGGCGTCACCCTGCCCGACCGCGACCTCGCCTACCTGGAGGAGGGCACCGAGCAGTTCGACGCCTACCTGCGGGAGCTGCGATGGGCACAGAACTTCGCACTGCTCAACCGGGACGAGATGATGGACCGGGTGATCGCCTGCTTCGGTGAGTTCGTCGGCGGGCCGGTCGAGCAGCGCGAACGGGTCCAGTGCCACCACAACTACACCGAGCAGGAGACCCACTACGGCGAGACGGTGTGGTTGTCCCGCAAGGGCGCCATCAACGCGGCGAGGGGTGTGCCCGGCCTGATCCCCGGTTCGATGGGCGACGCGTCGTACGTGGTGGTCGGCAAGGGCGACGCCACCGCCCTGAATTCGTCGCCGCACGGGGCGGGCCGGGCGTACTCCCGTACCCGGGCCCGGAAGACCTTCACCCGCGACCAGTTGCGCACCGCCATGAAGGGCATCGAGTTCCGCGACACCGACGCGTTCCTGGACGAGATTCCGCAGGCGTACAAGCCGATCGACGTCGTCATGCGCGACGCGGACGATCTGGTGGAGATCCGGCACACGCTGCGCCAGATCGTCAACGTCAAGGGCGACTGA
- a CDS encoding alpha/beta fold hydrolase: MEDDSVVLPGRPGRPADPGGRAAFHGSARGCPYRRGPLFACRSRLSAQSSRRPDREGRPMSFVTTADGTHIFYKDWGAGRPVVLSHGWPLNSDSWEAQQLFLADNGYRVIAHDRRGHGRSSQTWHGNEMDTYADDLAAVIDHLDLTEVTLVGFSTGGGEITRYIGRHGSARVAQAVLVSAVPPLMVRQDDNPGGVPIEVFDGIRAGSAADRSQLYRNLADGPFFGNNRPGADVSEGIRQAFWLQSMAAGHRNAYESIAAFSATDFRDDLAKFDVPTLVIHGDDDQVVPFEVGGKASAELVKDARLIVYPGAPHGITDTHKQQLGDDLLAFLREYDA; this comes from the coding sequence GTGGAAGACGATTCCGTCGTACTTCCTGGTCGCCCGGGACGACCGGCTGATCCCGGCGGCCGTGCAGCGTTTCATGGCTCAGCGCGCGGGTGCCCGTACCGTCGAGGTCCGCTCTTCGCATGTCGCTCTCGTCTCTCAGCCCAAAGCAGTCGCCGACCTGATCGAGAGGGCCGCCCGATGAGTTTCGTGACCACCGCCGACGGTACGCACATCTTCTACAAGGACTGGGGTGCCGGCCGTCCGGTCGTGCTCAGCCACGGCTGGCCGCTGAACTCGGACAGCTGGGAGGCGCAGCAGCTGTTCCTGGCCGACAACGGCTACCGGGTGATCGCCCACGACCGTCGCGGACACGGCCGGTCCAGCCAGACGTGGCACGGCAACGAGATGGACACGTACGCCGACGATCTCGCCGCGGTGATCGACCACCTGGACCTGACCGAGGTGACCCTGGTCGGTTTCTCCACCGGTGGTGGCGAGATCACCCGCTACATCGGGCGGCACGGGAGCGCCCGGGTCGCGCAGGCGGTCCTGGTCTCGGCGGTGCCACCGTTGATGGTCCGTCAGGACGACAACCCCGGCGGGGTGCCGATCGAGGTGTTCGACGGCATCCGGGCCGGGTCCGCCGCCGACCGTTCCCAGCTGTACCGGAACCTCGCCGACGGCCCGTTCTTCGGCAACAACCGGCCCGGCGCGGACGTGTCCGAGGGCATCCGGCAGGCGTTCTGGCTGCAGTCGATGGCCGCCGGGCACCGCAACGCCTACGAGAGCATCGCCGCGTTCTCAGCCACCGACTTCCGCGACGACCTGGCGAAGTTCGACGTGCCGACGCTCGTCATCCACGGCGACGACGACCAGGTGGTGCCGTTCGAGGTGGGTGGCAAGGCGTCGGCCGAGCTGGTCAAGGACGCCCGGCTGATCGTCTACCCGGGCGCTCCGCACGGCATCACCGACACGCACAAGCAGCAGCTCGGCGACGATCTGCTGGCCTTCCTCAGGGAGTACGACGCCTGA
- a CDS encoding ISAs1 family transposase, which translates to MASSLITALTVTTPHTTAAPVPVTAGERNGLLEALAKIPDPRDPRGIRYPLSAVLAVAVCAVMAGASSFAAITDWLHDLEGHARTSLGFGDAVPVGTTMWRLLIRLDPTLLATVLAGWLHTRAQRPGSPSRRYRRVIALDGKTLRGARLGDGRQVHLLSALDTSTGLVIAQVTVDTKSNEITSFVPLLDAVETVLGTLAGVLFIADALHTQTGHADEVTARNAHLLVQVKGNQPTLFKQLKRLPWAQIPVGDRTRDRGHGRRETRTVKAVTVATPGGIAFPHAQQAVRITRTRIIAGRTSRETAYLTVSLPAGHATARDLQTWIRRHWHIENKIHHVRDVTFREDLHQARTGTGPAVIATLRNTAIGWHRITGATNIARATRQANRRSHDLIIAVTSSYPRTQ; encoded by the coding sequence ATGGCATCATCTCTCATCACGGCACTGACCGTCACGACACCCCACACCACCGCCGCACCGGTCCCGGTCACCGCCGGTGAACGCAACGGCCTGCTGGAAGCGTTGGCGAAGATTCCGGACCCGCGTGACCCGCGCGGAATCCGTTACCCGCTGTCCGCAGTCCTGGCTGTCGCGGTCTGCGCGGTCATGGCCGGTGCGTCCTCGTTCGCGGCGATCACCGACTGGCTCCATGACCTCGAAGGACATGCCCGGACCAGTCTCGGTTTCGGTGACGCCGTGCCGGTCGGCACGACGATGTGGCGATTGTTGATCCGTCTCGATCCGACCCTGCTGGCCACCGTTCTCGCCGGCTGGCTGCATACCCGCGCCCAGCGGCCGGGATCGCCGTCGCGCAGGTATCGCCGGGTGATCGCCCTGGACGGCAAGACGCTGCGCGGCGCCCGTCTGGGCGACGGCCGCCAGGTGCATCTGTTATCTGCTCTGGATACCTCCACCGGGCTGGTGATTGCCCAGGTCACGGTGGACACGAAGTCGAACGAGATCACGTCTTTCGTGCCGCTGCTCGACGCCGTCGAGACCGTGCTCGGCACCCTGGCCGGGGTGCTGTTCATCGCCGATGCCCTGCACACCCAGACCGGACACGCTGACGAGGTCACCGCCCGCAACGCACACCTGCTCGTCCAGGTGAAGGGCAACCAGCCGACCCTGTTCAAACAGCTCAAACGGCTTCCCTGGGCGCAGATACCGGTCGGTGACCGAACCCGCGACCGTGGTCACGGCCGCCGTGAGACCCGCACCGTCAAAGCCGTCACCGTCGCCACACCCGGCGGCATCGCCTTTCCACACGCGCAGCAGGCCGTCCGGATCACCCGAACCCGCATCATCGCAGGCCGGACCAGCCGCGAGACCGCCTACCTGACGGTATCGCTGCCCGCCGGCCACGCCACGGCCCGCGATCTGCAGACCTGGATCCGCCGGCACTGGCACATCGAAAACAAGATCCATCATGTCCGCGACGTCACGTTCCGTGAAGATCTGCACCAGGCCCGGACCGGCACCGGACCGGCTGTCATCGCGACCCTGCGTAACACCGCGATCGGCTGGCACCGGATCACCGGCGCCACCAACATCGCCCGCGCCACCCGCCAAGCAAACCGCCGATCACACGACCTAATTATCGCTGTGACCAGCAGCTACCCGAGAACGCAATGA
- a CDS encoding phosphotransferase has protein sequence MEEATEEALSGGFVAAAVRVGDTVRKRPPRDPEFVHGLLLFFERSGWRGAPRFLGSDDSGRDVLEFLDGTVPWQRAPDSGLAAVGRLIREFHDLTAGTPSAGDQEVVCHHDLSPKNTVYRGTEPVAFIDWDDAAPGRRVQDVAHACWQFARLGPDATDAGPKIRAIADGYELNAADRAVLVDTILWWQDATWRGILAGADAGDPAMVRLRDDGIVDQIRAAYEWTSRHRAELEPGSPKVLS, from the coding sequence GTGGAAGAGGCCACCGAAGAGGCACTGTCGGGCGGGTTCGTGGCGGCCGCGGTCCGGGTCGGTGACACCGTGCGGAAACGGCCACCGCGCGATCCGGAGTTCGTGCACGGGTTGCTGCTGTTCTTCGAGCGGTCCGGCTGGCGTGGCGCGCCGCGGTTCCTCGGCAGTGACGACAGCGGGCGCGACGTGCTGGAGTTCCTGGACGGAACGGTGCCGTGGCAGCGTGCACCCGATTCCGGGCTGGCGGCGGTGGGCCGGCTGATCCGGGAGTTCCACGACCTGACCGCCGGCACTCCGTCGGCCGGTGACCAGGAGGTGGTCTGCCATCACGATCTGTCCCCGAAGAACACCGTCTACCGGGGCACCGAACCCGTCGCGTTCATCGACTGGGACGACGCGGCGCCCGGCCGTCGGGTGCAGGACGTGGCGCACGCCTGCTGGCAGTTCGCGAGGCTGGGCCCGGACGCGACCGACGCCGGACCGAAGATACGGGCGATCGCCGACGGCTACGAGCTGAACGCCGCCGACCGGGCCGTGCTGGTCGACACCATCCTGTGGTGGCAGGACGCCACCTGGCGCGGGATCCTGGCCGGTGCGGACGCCGGTGATCCGGCCATGGTCCGGCTGCGCGACGACGGGATCGTCGACCAGATCCGGGCCGCGTACGAGTGGACATCACGGCACCGCGCGGAGCTGGAGCCGGGGTCACCGAAAGTCCTCTCCTGA